One Streptomyces mobaraensis NBRC 13819 = DSM 40847 DNA segment encodes these proteins:
- a CDS encoding SpoIIE family protein phosphatase: MRTEDVLAAVATGLWHWDGATGRVTFDAEAARLLGLPAVRTELSESAARARFHAVDWVEFQGVISVAVAEDALAEARIRVVDETGRVRRTVRARTRQPARGGPQSLVGILEEVPEPHPGTSPARTTVTGDWRRNREAFLLDAGRALAEARSTAEVLRVAAGLSMPGFEPSALAVFGTDGGRVTLIGHHGYALEDVSAFLEIPLDGNHPAPEVVRTGRAIYIPSPEEYARRFPKVWPLVARFGRKSWAFLPLINAGRTIGAWMAGFSVPVAFTPDERSVLTTVARMLAQALSRASVHESEKELSAGLQRSMMPTVQPDIPGMTVAARYVPTGGGLEVGGDWYDMIPLPSGRLALVIGDVQGHDVRAAGLMGQLRIALRAYASEGHHPDAVLSRASRFLSGINESGLSGVDDGVPQDPRFATCLYIEVDPATGLLVIARAGHPDPAIRMGDGTMLVRATAGGLPLGIDPDTDYPTTRLLLEPGETMLVCTDGLIETGGHDLETGWSRLREVIEAERAADDPEFLETLADALVQAVHGPSSHYTTGPLVDRREDDIALLLLRREPPASAAARAGELPPRRTVMSIAQAEPERIAEARQQVRDLMHDWPDADQTDSAVLMVSEMLTNVLVHTDGDALLRASVAGERGRRRVRVEVADTSDELPHRRHPGEMASSGRGLVLMELLAGAWGVDPQGEGKNIWFELYEAGRPSPDELAAIT, encoded by the coding sequence ATGCGCACCGAGGACGTGCTGGCCGCCGTCGCGACCGGCCTGTGGCACTGGGACGGGGCCACGGGACGCGTCACCTTCGACGCCGAGGCGGCCCGGCTGCTGGGGCTGCCCGCCGTACGGACGGAGCTGTCGGAGTCGGCCGCGCGCGCCCGGTTCCACGCGGTGGACTGGGTGGAGTTCCAGGGCGTGATCAGCGTGGCCGTCGCGGAGGACGCGCTCGCCGAGGCCCGCATCCGGGTGGTGGACGAGACCGGACGGGTCCGCCGGACGGTCCGCGCCCGGACCCGCCAGCCGGCCCGCGGCGGCCCCCAGTCGCTCGTCGGCATCCTGGAGGAGGTCCCGGAGCCGCACCCCGGCACCTCGCCCGCCCGGACGACCGTCACCGGCGACTGGCGCCGCAACCGGGAGGCGTTCCTGCTGGACGCGGGCCGGGCGCTGGCCGAGGCCCGGTCCACCGCCGAGGTGCTGCGGGTGGCGGCGGGCCTGTCGATGCCGGGCTTCGAGCCGTCGGCGCTGGCGGTCTTCGGCACCGACGGCGGCCGGGTGACGCTGATCGGCCACCACGGTTACGCGCTGGAGGACGTCTCGGCGTTCCTGGAGATACCGCTGGACGGCAACCACCCGGCGCCCGAGGTCGTCCGCACCGGCCGGGCGATCTACATCCCCTCCCCCGAGGAGTACGCCCGCCGCTTCCCGAAGGTCTGGCCGCTGGTGGCCCGGTTCGGCCGGAAGTCCTGGGCCTTCCTGCCGCTGATCAACGCCGGGCGGACGATCGGCGCCTGGATGGCCGGCTTCAGCGTGCCGGTGGCCTTCACCCCGGACGAGCGGTCGGTCCTCACCACGGTCGCCCGGATGCTGGCCCAGGCGCTGAGCAGGGCGAGCGTTCACGAGTCGGAGAAGGAACTCTCCGCCGGCCTCCAGCGCTCGATGATGCCGACCGTCCAGCCGGACATCCCCGGGATGACCGTGGCGGCCCGCTATGTGCCGACCGGCGGCGGCCTGGAGGTGGGCGGCGACTGGTACGACATGATCCCGCTGCCCTCCGGCCGGCTCGCGCTGGTCATCGGGGACGTCCAGGGGCACGACGTCCGCGCCGCCGGACTGATGGGCCAGCTGCGGATCGCGCTGCGCGCCTACGCCTCCGAGGGGCACCACCCGGACGCCGTCCTCTCCCGCGCCTCCCGCTTCCTGTCCGGCATCAACGAGAGCGGCCTGTCCGGCGTCGACGACGGCGTCCCCCAGGACCCGCGCTTCGCCACCTGCCTCTACATCGAGGTGGACCCGGCGACCGGGCTGCTGGTCATCGCCCGGGCCGGCCATCCGGACCCGGCGATCCGGATGGGCGACGGCACGATGCTGGTGCGCGCCACGGCCGGCGGGCTGCCGCTGGGCATCGACCCGGACACCGACTACCCGACCACCCGGCTGCTCCTGGAACCCGGCGAGACGATGCTGGTCTGCACCGACGGCCTGATCGAGACCGGCGGGCACGACCTGGAGACCGGCTGGTCGCGGCTGCGGGAGGTGATCGAGGCCGAGCGGGCGGCGGACGACCCGGAGTTCCTGGAGACACTGGCGGACGCCCTCGTCCAGGCCGTCCACGGCCCGTCCTCGCACTACACGACCGGCCCGCTGGTGGACCGGCGGGAGGACGACATCGCGCTGCTGCTGCTCCGCCGCGAGCCGCCGGCCTCCGCCGCCGCGCGGGCCGGGGAGCTGCCGCCGCGGCGGACGGTGATGAGCATCGCCCAGGCCGAGCCGGAGCGCATCGCGGAGGCCCGGCAGCAGGTGCGGGACCTGATGCACGACTGGCCGGACGCGGACCAGACCGACTCGGCGGTGCTCATGGTCTCCGAGATGCTCACCAACGTGCTGGTGCACACGGACGGGGACGCGCTGCTGAGGGCCTCCGTGGCCGGGGAGCGGGGGCGCCGGCGGGTGCGGGTGGAGGTCGCGGACACCAGCGACGAGCTGCCGCACCGGCGCCACCCCGGCGAGATGGCCTCGTCGGGGCGCGGGCTGGTGCTGATGGAGTTGCTCGCCGGGGCCTGGGGGGTGGACCCGCAGGGCGAGGGCAAGAACATCTGGTTCGAGCTGTACGAGGCGGGGCGGCCGTCGCCGGACGAGCTGGCGGCGATCACCTGA